The Brassica napus cultivar Da-Ae chromosome C7, Da-Ae, whole genome shotgun sequence genomic interval ACATAAATTTTCGAGTTTCGAAGACAATCGTTTATACTTTCGAGCGACAACGGTTTTCAAATCGATCCTTAAGTAATCCAAAAAAGAATATTAGGTTGGCCAAGCCCGGCTTTAGAGGATTATAAGATTATTGAAAGTTGTCGTCTCGATCGCACGGGTCGGGACCGCGATACGACCGAAGAATCCCTCGAGcatgtgtctgatcaggacatgcCCATTAGTGGGTGCGAGTGCTAGTACGTTTGTCCGAGAGACAAGGTCGTGCTCGTGCGTAAGCATCGCTTAAAACAATTAGCGTTCCTACTTGTTGGGAGATTGTTTTTGTTATAGCTGGACCCGGTAaagggctgcctacgtacctctaggagaggatcaagccattcgtagttcgttttGGTTAGTGAAAGTGGCAATGGATGCGCattcacttgttttttttttttttttttttttgggagtgAAAGTGACAAGGGTGTCATTCACTCGTCGATTGAGCAAGACTCCTTGAGTGTTTGATCTTCGGGCTCGTGCCTAAGAGTAGTATCGTCGGAGGTGCATTGATTTCCACGCTCTGGGGACGGGTTCGCCGGTCGACGTCTCGAGTCAGTAGACTCCTGGTTTGACGACTTGAGAAATTTTGTACGGCCCTTCCCAGTTAGTTCCGAGCTTGCCTGCATTCAGCTCCTTGGTGTTTTCGAACACTTTGCATAGTACTATGTCGCCCAGTTCGAGAGGTCGAGACTTGACCTTCTTGTTGTAGTAACCTTCGATCTGATGCTGATAGTTCTAGATGCAGAGTAGTGCTTGGTCGCGGCGTTCTTCTATAGCGTCCAGGGCGTCGAAGAGCATACCGCTGTTGAGCTCGACGTTTTGTGGTTACGTTGACTTCGGCGGGAGCCATGGCTTCGACTCCGTGTGCCATCGAGAAAGGAGTTGATTTTGTTGCTCCTAGAGGAGTTGTTCGATGTGACCAGAGGACACCGTCGAGTTCATCTGCCCAACATCATTTTTTGAGATCGAGGCGCTTTTTCAAACCGTCTATTATGATTTTGTTGGTCGCCTCGGCTTGGCCGTTGCTCTGGGGTTATCGCGGACTTGATGTGTTGAGTCGGATTCTCCATCTCTCGCAGAACTCTCGAAATTTGATCGATATAATTTGGGAGCCGTTGTCAGTCACTATCTCGTAAGGTAAGTCGTGGCGacagatgatgttcttccacACAAATCGTTGGACCTCTTTTTCTGTAATGCTTGCGAAAGTTTCCGCCTCAATCCACTTCGTGAAGTAATCTGTCAAGACCAGGACGAAGCGTTTCTGTCGAGAACTCGGCATCGGGCCGATTATGTCCATTCCCCATAGCATGAAAGGGTATGGAGCTGTCATCGTTCGTAGCAACTGTGTCGGGGAGTGGATCGTTGAGGCATGTCGCTGGCACTGATCACATCGCTGGGCGTAAGCTTCGCAGTCTGCAttcatcgttggccagtagaaACCGAGACTCTTTACTTTTAAAGCAAGTGCTCGACCTCCAGAATGATTTCCTGCAGCGCCTTCGTGCATTTCAGCCATGACTAAATGCGTCTCTTCGCCATTGATGCATTTCAGAAGTACCTTGGTTGCGGTCCATCGGTGGAGTTCTCCGTCGAGGACGACATAGTGGGCACTCCGCATCTTGAGTCGTCGTGCAATCCATTTCTCGGGAGGTAGCTTTCCATCGACCAGATAGTCGATAAATTCTGTTCTCCAGTCGTTGGTGTCGTTTGACACCTCTTCGAGGACTTGGTTCGCGGGTGTGGCTTCGGTTATTGGTGCTACGATGGCGGTCTCGATGGGAGTCAGGTTGATGCTTGGTTTGTCGATCTTGTGGATAGGGAAGGTACGTTTCACCTGATCGCGTAACATGCTACCTAAGGCAGCGAGAGCATCAGCGCATATGTTCTCTCCTCTTGGGACTTTGGTGAGTTCGAAGAATTCGAAATCTTTGGCAAGTGTTTGAACGATCTTAAGGTATGCGTCCATTCGTTCGTTGCGGGCGTCGTAGTCACCACTAAACTGACTAGTTACGAGTTGCGAGTCGCAGTATGTGCTGAGGCGTTTTGCCTTGACTGCCTTGGCGAGTCTTAGTCCTGCGATCAACGACTCGTACTATGCTTCATTGTTTGAAGCGGCAAAGCCGAAGCTGAACGACTGTCTGATCAGTTCTCCTGTCGGGGATTGCAGCTGCACTCCTGCTCCTGATCCTTTGTTTGTCGACGACCCGTCGACGTGGAGTATCCAATTTTTACTCGGGAGGATTAGATCTTGCTCGAGCTCTGGTGCGAGCTCGATGAGAAAGTCTGCGAGGACTTGAGATTTCGCAGCTGTTCGATTCTTGAAGACAATGTCGTGCTCGCTGATTTCGATAGCCCACTTCGATAACCGTCCAGATTGATTTGTATTCTGCATTACCGTTCGCAATGGTTGATTTGTCAATACTTCGATTGTGTGCGACTGGAAGTAGGGACGCATTTTTCTTGCCGATGTTACAACGGCGAGAGCCATCTTCTCAAGGGTGGGGTATCGAGTCTCTGGATCAGTCATGCGCTTGCTCGTGTAGAAGATAGGTTTCTGTTCTCCTCGATTCTCTCGGATGAGGACGCTGCTGACCGCGGTTGAGGATACGGCGATATAGAGTGAGAGTGTATCGCCagtttcgggtttggataaTACGGGAGGAGTTGTAAGATACTCCTTGAGTTGTTTGAACGCCTCTTCGCACTTCTCGTCCCAGATGAAGCGTTTGTTTCCTCGCAACAGCTCGTAGAAAGGAAGGCATTTGTCCGTGGATCTGGAAATGAAACGGTTCAGGGCCGCGATCCTTCCTGTAAGTCGCTGGACTTCTCTGCTGGTTTTTGGGCTGGGAAGATCAAGTATGGCAGAGATCTGTTTAGGATTTGCCTCAATTCCTCGCTGGGTGACGATGTACCCTAAAAACTCTCCTGAGGTGTTGCCGAAAGTACACTTGGCTGGGTTGATTTTCATACCATATTCGTTCAACGTCTTGAAGCATTATTTAAGATGATCCAGATGGTCTGTTGCGTGGAGTGATTTtaccagcatgtcgtcgatgtagactTCCATCGTGTTCCCTAATTTGGTCGGCGAACATTCGATTGATGAGTCTTTGATAAGTCGCACCCGCGTTCTTGAGACCGAACAGCATTACTTTGTAACAGTACGTCCCTCTATCGGTGATGAACGCCGTCTTATCTTGATCATCCGGATGCATCATGATCTGATTGTAACCAGAAAATGCGTCCATGAAAGTCAGGAGTTCATTCCCAGCAGTCGACTCGACGAGTCTGTCGATATGCGGGAGGGGGTAACTGTGTTTTGGACAAGCTCTGTTCAAATCGGTAAAATCGACGCAGACgcgccacttcccgttcttcttctttacgACGACCGGGTTAGCTAGCCACTCGGGGTATCGCACCTCGGTGATTGAGCCAGCTGCGAGGAGTCGCTCAACTTCTTCGTTGACAGCTTTGCTTTGGTCGTGACCTAGCTTTCGTCTCTTCTGGCGAATGGGTTTGATGGTTGGATCGACATTCAACTCGTGGGATGTGATGGCGGGGTTTATTCCTTTTATATCCGATGTCGCCCAAGCAAACGTTGAAGCGTTCTCCTTGAGAAAGTCGATGAATGCGCGTTGCATCTCTTCGTTGAGGAAGGCTCCGACTCGGACTACTTTGCTCTTATCAGAGTCGTCGATGGTGACTCTAAAATCTCGTCTTTCTGAGGTTGAATTTGCTTTGCTATCGCGTTGATTCGAGGAGTTGATTGTTGCATTTTCACCGTTGCGATGAGTAGTTCGCGAGCGGCCTGCTGGTCTCCGTGAAGCGTCTGCACTTCACCGTTTGGTCCTGGAAACTTCACGCACTGATGATATGTCGAAGACACTGCCTTAACAGAATGTAACCAGAGGGTTCCGAGGATCGCGTTGTAAGGAGCTTTCGTTCGGATGACTGAGAATTTGACCGTGCGTATCACTCCGCAGGCATAGACGGGGAGTTTGATTGTACCAATCATTGTCTCAGAAGCACCGTTGAATCCTGTAAGGGAGCGAGATGATGGTTTCATGTCGCGCAGGTTGACTCCCATCTTATCGAGCGTATCTCGAAAGATTAAATCGACTGAACTGCCTGTGTCAATCAACACTTTAGCGATGTCACACTTCGCAATTCCTACCTCGACTAGCAGTGGGTCGTTGTGAGGTAAATGGACGCCGATGGCATCGTCTGGTGAGAAAGTGATTGAGGAATCGTTCTCGGGTTTCGATGGCCATTTCTTCGAGGTTACTGCCTGTCGTCGATGGTCCTTTACAGACCGGACGGAATCACCGCAAGGAGGTGAGCCACCCATGATTACGTTTAGGAAGTTAGACTCGACGACTCGTTTATTTCTCAGTCGAGTCCTCAAGTCGCTAGGCGAGTCTTCAATGATAGGTGAATTTTTGACGTTGGACGAGTCCTCGACAACGGGTGAGTCCTCGACAACAGATTTGTGTCCGTCCTCATTCTTGGACCTCGCCACCTCGATTCTTCGTCGTAAGTCTGAATGTTTTGGTCGGTTGAGCTTGATTCTGAGGTCTTCCGACTTTGAGTTGAGCTTGTCACGAAGATCGATGACTCGTGGCCTGAGACGGGATCGAGCACTCAAGTCCTCAATTTTCCTAGCCTTGGATTTTTTGATGATTGAGCGGAGATCTCCGTGTGAGTCGTATGCACGATCAGATGTCTGCAACTTTCACCTGAGCTTATTTCTTAAGTCGTTTGACCCTTCTGATCCTATGCTCTCGTTTGTTCGTTTGCTGGAATACTCGTGTGAGTCATGGACCTGTttatcctcttcttcatctgagGAGGAACTGGGTCGTGCGAGGATGACTTGTACACGTCGACGATTACGCGGTTGCTCCTCGTCGACTTGTGCATtgccgtcttcttcttcatgctCTTCTGGCTTGTCATCCTCAGTATGTTTCGGCCGGTTTCCAGACTTATCCTGATTCTTgtgagttttcttttctttatttttgctcCAGCTCTTGGTGCCGTTCGGCCTAGGCTTAGGGAGTTCGACGTTTGACGTTCCATTTTTGTACGACGAGAAGAGGGCGTCTAACAAATGCCTGCAGTTCCTTGTATCATGTGCCTTAGACTTGTGGAAGCTACACCACATGTTTGGCTCAGCTGGTCCAGGACTTGACGCCGGAGGTCTCGAAGAGGTTTGCGGCTTTTCGTCGTTTTCCCAGACATTCCAACCTTTTTCGCGTACAACAACAGTGGGCTGTGGGGACGCGTTTTTGTCTTCAACCACGTAGACGAAACTTTTCGGCTGGTTAGGTTTACTGCCTGAGGCGTGCTGACGAGGTTCCTGGCGTGCCTCGGGAACTTTGGGGACAGTTGCCAGTTTGGTTGCCGTGTTCAGTTTCTTAAGTATCGCCGTTGTGTCTTCTTCCATTCGGATGAAGTTGTTTGACCTGGCGATTGCGTCCTGGAGCGAAGTGGTTGGATTTTTGTAAAGATCCTCGCGAAACAAGGACTTGAAATAGAGAGTGTTCATCAGTGCGTCGACGGCAACGCTGTCGGGGACTTGGACTTTCGAAGCGACTGCTTTGAATTTTTCCATGAAGTCGCGGAGGCTTTGGCTCGATCCTTGAGATAGATTCCATAAATCGGACAGAGTTGCTCCTTGTCTTGTAAACATGATGTAGTGCTTGAGGAACGCAGTCGTCAGATCGTGGAAATCGTTGATGGAGTCGCGCTCCAATCCAGTGAACCATCCGAGAGCTGGTCCTTGAAGACTTTCCACGAAGAGACGACAGTAGCCAGCGTCTCTTTCTTCCTCAGAGAAGTTGGTTCGACCCATCGTGATGTTGAAAGCAGTGATGTGGTCGGTTGGGTCCGCCTTTCCGGCGTAAGTCGGAAGGCAAATTTTCTCGGTCGGCCGGTAACGTACGTCGGTGATCTTCCGGGAAAATGGGGTTTTTAGGGTTTCGGCGAGGACACGTTCGATCAGCGGCGCTGAAGTAGGTCCTTCGAGCATCCGGTCTTTCATGTCCAGGACTGATTGCTTAAGCTCAGCGAGTTCCCGGACGGTAACGAGGTCGACGCCGCCGGGAGTTTGGACCTGTACGGCACTCGTGTTTGCGGGGTTTCCGGCACTGGCTGTTCGGTAAGTGTCGAACAGTTGTTTTCGGACCGTCGTAGCCGGATCTCCTGAGCCTCTGGCCAGCGGAGCTAGAATGGCGGCGATGGCGGCGAGTTGCTCGGTCGTCGCCTTTTGGGCGGCGTCTTGCTGCGCCATCCTCTCGAGTATGGTTTCTGCAAAGGCCGCTGCTGTTGGAGCGCCTTCGGTCACAGGCGACTCGTCGTCGGACGGCGAGTCGGGTCGAGTCATGATCTTTCGATGACGCTACTCTGTCTGTCCCACGGTGGGCGTCAACTGTTTAAACTGAGACTGTCAATAAACTAGTAAAGAGAAGAGACGAGTTCTCGTCGGTGGGTCAAGACAAAGacgtgttttattagatcagTGAGTCGAAACCGAGTTACAAAAGGGGAAGAGAACAGAGGAAAAAGTCCGGCGAAGACAAATTCGTCGGACCGTACAAGTCGGCGAGATGTAAGatgtaaaaccctaattctagccgaAAGTGAGTGTAGTAATTTGCGGATCCCCTCCTTGTTGCCTTGTCTCCTCCTTTTATAGGTGAACGCTCGTTGACCTAATGCGTCTTGTCTCGATGGGCCTCCTCGAGTAATTGGGTCGACTCATCGGGCCGTTGTGTCAGGTCGGCGAGCCGATGATGTTCAGTCAATCATCTCATCGACTAAAAGTAGTCTGGAGCCGAGCCGAACACCGGCTTTCAAGTCGACGAGCCCGATCTTCTTTGTTGTAATCATGTGTCTGGGTAATTGTTTTGCGGGCCTTTTGGGAGGGCTAGGCACATACCCAACATAACtgatataattttatgtataaaaattatgatgtttcatatattttcctatatatttaatacttttatttataaaatgcttaAACCACCGTAACAATAGTCTAGATTTGTGATTAAGCGTTTTAGACTTTTATTGTTATCTTTTTCACCTCAAAAATCAAGAAGGTGGTCATCTCATTAATCGATATGGAAATGAAGGTTTGCTTTCTGCACATCATGTATACTCATTCTTAAAACAAACTCCCTAGACTTACAAATTTGGAAGGTAATCAGATCattctttagaaaataaaagaacaCCCAAGAGTAAAACAGCAAAAGACAAATTGCTGGAACACAAACACAAGATATGAaacgaaacaaaagaaaacaccgTTAGTTAAGTAAACACAAACAcaacatgtaaaaaaaaatgctttATATAAGAAACAGAAAGAGTTgccaaaaataaaatgttgaGAGAGGGATATATATGGgtagaataaatatataaagcttAGAAGGTGACGTCAGGGACGATTCCAAGCTCCTTGAAAGCTTGAGGACAGTCAGCGAGAGGAGTCTTCCTCATGAACCCAAGTGGGTTAATGGTTCGAGTCTCGTTGGAGACAATGCCATCATTAGCCGTGAGACTGATCCTGGCTGCGTTTCTTAGGAACTCTTGATTGTTCACATCGCCACACTCTGCGTCTGGTGATTGGACGAGGATGATCTCGCACACTTCCTCTTCGTGGTCTCCCATAACTTCCATCTCGTAATTTCCGTCTTTGTCTGTCATAGCTTCTTTGGTCAGTGTCACTGTCTGGTTCTCACGACCCTTGCACTCGAGCTTCACCTTTGCCCCTGAAATACACACACATGCGaagtatatttttgtataatcttATCGAACTAAGACATGTGAATAACCAGGGTCATGTCTAGACGTTTGAGTACGCTAGGTCATTTAAAACTATAAGATGACAAATCGTAAATCTTTTCTAAACGATGAGAAAATGCGTGTTATTATAGTTGAGACCATCGAACTAAACAAAAATGGGATTCATTTTGTATAGCTATTATATGTTCCTAGCGATTGTAGATGATCCACATATGAATTATATTAGATAATGTTCTTAAATTACCTTCGAGGACTTTACTGAGGCGGGTCATGAATTGAACACGGCAGGTGTCACAGTAGACGGAGCCCTTAATGTGGAAGCGGTCGAAGTCGTCGGCATCAGCGGCCGCGAAGTGAAGGAGGGTGGTGAAACATAGGGCAGAGGCAAGGAAGAAGATGACTAATTTTGCCATTATTATTCTTTAAGATGAAGAAATGATAGATCCAATCAATGATCTTCTTTTATAGAGAACAAATagacaaaacaacaaaacacaTGTCTATTTTTGGAAATGCTTGTTTATATTTGGTGTTTGTGGTTCTTGGCCGGGTTGAACCCGATTTTTTCTCATTACCATCCATGTTCTgctaataatattttcttattggattcattgagcttttttttttgtatgagcCAGCTAGGACTTGATTTCATTTCTGAAACGACCGTCTTATATCCTTGTTCTTTTGTCATATTCTTATGGACGATCGTTAACCGATGAAACTGTAATTTTGAAATGGGAAACAAAAATCTGTTGAGGCTTTTACCTATAACCTCTTTCAAGTGTAGTACCATCATACATGTTCGGCAGTACCTCCTGTAAATACTCCACCGGTATGAAAAGTTCTTAATGTTAATTGAATCCCGGTTCACCAATAGATTGACCCGCAATAATACCTACAGCTTCCCCCAATTCAACTAGGTCACCATAAGTGGGACTCCGGCCATAACATAATCGACAGATCCGAGATGTACTCCGACAAGTAAAGGGAGTTCGAATAGATATTGATTGTGTTTCAAAGGTTATGAATCGATTGACAAGTCCAATCCCAAGATCTTGATTTCGAAAGGCgacaattatatttattttcaaaaaataagatTTCTAGAACCCTATTCAAAATTAAGAAagcaattatatttattttcaaaaaatataatttataaaatcagtttaaataatttatttttcttaaagcgaaatcaaaaattttaattttaatcacataaaaaatatttcttattttagttgtacttttaaatttaataaaaatatattttcttaacaaaagaaatttattcGTGTacaagtaaatattttatatatgtaaaatgattttgtaaaaaaaaaattgggggcTGCACAAAATGAAATCGTCAGGAATGTGAACGTTCTTGATCCGCATCTATCTCCCGAACTGGTAAGTAAGAACACACATGTATGGTTTAAATGTCGCGGCACACTCAGCTTAACTGGTTAAACACTCCAAGACTTGGACAATTCATAAGCTGGCGGTAATAAAGGTAGAAGACTCTTGCTGTTTTATGCTATCTACCACGTGCGCAACAACCCCAGCTCCTGCTTTGTGAAGTCTTTGACTTTTCACCTGAAAAAGACCCAAAACTCTCTATTAGTTCCTGTCAGGAAGAATTAAAACAGTTCCCACAAAGTGGAGATTTTGGAAATTTACGTGGATGTTGTTATGAGCTAGGTAAGGCC includes:
- the LOC106414405 gene encoding pollen-specific protein-like At4g18596, whose amino-acid sequence is MAKLVIFFLASALCFTTLLHFAAADADDFDRFHIKGSVYCDTCRVQFMTRLSKVLEGAKVKLECKGRENQTVTLTKEAMTDKDGNYEMEVMGDHEEEVCEIILVQSPDAECGDVNNQEFLRNAARISLTANDGIVSNETRTINPLGFMRKTPLADCPQAFKELGIVPDVTF